From one Streptomyces sp. 846.5 genomic stretch:
- a CDS encoding NAD(P)-dependent oxidoreductase yields the protein MTSSTASRPLQVALFGAGIMGAAMARNLLKAGHRVTVWNRTPERAQALTADGARFAADPAEAVRDADLILTILLDGPAVLAALRDAAPALRPGTVWAQCSTVGLEALDGLAAFAAEHGLLLVDSPVLGTRQPAEAGQLTVLAAGPAEARPLADQVFDVIGGSTRWLSEDAAGGAASRLKLVLNGWVLTLVNGTAEALTLAEGLGVDPQAFLDTVAGGGLDVPYLQAKGRAMLSGDFTPSFTLDGALKDARLIAAAGEQAGVVLDLAPAAVTRLARAQAQGHGAEDMAASWFASRPS from the coding sequence ATGACCTCCTCAACTGCTTCGCGTCCGCTCCAGGTGGCCCTGTTCGGGGCCGGGATCATGGGTGCGGCCATGGCCCGCAACCTGCTGAAGGCCGGCCACCGGGTGACCGTGTGGAACCGCACGCCCGAACGGGCGCAGGCGCTGACCGCCGACGGCGCGCGGTTCGCGGCGGACCCGGCCGAGGCCGTCCGCGACGCCGACCTGATCCTGACGATTCTGCTCGACGGCCCCGCGGTGCTGGCCGCCCTGCGGGACGCGGCGCCCGCGCTGCGGCCGGGCACGGTCTGGGCGCAGTGCAGCACGGTCGGCCTGGAGGCGCTGGACGGCCTGGCCGCCTTCGCCGCCGAGCACGGCCTGCTGCTGGTCGACTCCCCGGTGCTGGGCACCCGGCAGCCCGCCGAGGCGGGGCAGTTGACCGTGCTGGCGGCGGGCCCGGCCGAGGCCCGCCCGCTGGCGGACCAGGTGTTCGACGTGATCGGCGGGTCCACCCGCTGGCTCTCCGAGGACGCCGCCGGGGGCGCCGCCAGCCGGCTCAAGCTGGTGCTCAACGGCTGGGTGCTGACCCTGGTCAACGGGACCGCCGAGGCGCTGACCCTGGCCGAGGGCCTGGGCGTGGACCCGCAGGCGTTCCTGGACACGGTGGCCGGCGGCGGGCTCGACGTGCCCTACCTCCAGGCCAAGGGCCGGGCCATGCTCAGCGGCGACTTCACCCCCAGCTTCACCCTGGACGGCGCCCTCAAGGACGCCCGGCTGATCGCCGCCGCCGGCGAGCAGGCCGGGGTCGTCCTGGACCTGGCCCCGGCGGCGGTGACCCGTCTCGCCCGGGCCCAGGCCCAGGGCCACGGCGCCGAGGACATGGCGGCCAGCTGGTTCGCCAGCCGTCCCTCCTGA